The Cydia splendana chromosome 8, ilCydSple1.2, whole genome shotgun sequence genome contains a region encoding:
- the LOC134792872 gene encoding eukaryotic translation initiation factor 1A, X-chromosomal, translating into MPKNKGKGGKNRRRGKNENETEKRELVFKEDGQEYAQVTKMLGNGRLEAMCFDGTKRLCHIRGKLRKKVWINQGDIILIGLRDYQDAKADVILKYTPDEARNLKTYGEFPETVRINETVVYSVDGLDEDIEFGDEVSSEDEADAVDAI; encoded by the coding sequence ATGCCGAAAAATAAAggaaaaggaggtaaaaacaGGAGGAGGGGTAAGAACGAGAATGAAACTGAGAAGCGTGAATTAGTATTCAAAGAAGACGGACAGGAGTACGCCCAAGTCACAAAGATGCTCGGTAATGGCCGCTTGGAGGCCATGTGCTTCGATGGCACAAAACGTCTTTGTCATATTCGAGGGAAGCTAAGAAAAAAGGTATGGATAAACCAAGGTGACATCATACTGATAGGCCTACGAGATTACCAAGACGCCAAGGCAGATGTCATCCTAAAGTACACTCCCGACGAGGCAAGGAATCTGAAGACGTACGGAGAGTTCCCAGAAACAGTGCGCATCAATGAGACTGTGGTCTATTCTGTGGATGGTCTGGATGAGGACATTGAATTCGGCGATGAAGTTAGTTCAGAAGATGAAGCTGATGCGGTAGATGCTATATGA